Sequence from the Pseudomonas sp. 7SR1 genome:
GGTTCTCGCCTTCGAACAGATCGCGGGCGATGGCACGGGAAAGCACCGCCGCCGCACAAACGCCCAGGGCCTGGATAATACGCCCGAGCAGGAGCGTTTCCAGGGTGGTGGCGAAACCCGCGACAGCCGTGCCCGCCACGAACAGGGACAAACCGCCCAGTACCAGTTTCTTGCGTCCGTACCGATCCGCCAGCGGCCCGACGATGAGTTGGGCCAAGGCGAAGGTGATGAAGAAACTGGAGAGGGTCAGGCCCAGCGCCCGGGTCGGCACGCCGAGTTCCTGCCCGATGTCGGCAAAGGCCGGGAGGATGATGTTGGTGGACAGGATGCTGATGGCGGCAAGGCCGGCCAGCAGCACCACGATCCTGGCGCTCAGTATCGGCTGCCCGGGGGCGGAAGCCGCGACGAGGGTTCCCGCAGTCCCGCCCTCGACTGGTTGCAGCGAAGGCGTTCGCGGTTCGGCCATCATGGTGTGGCTTCCCAGCGGCGGAACAATACGCTGGCATTCACCCCGCCGAATCCAAAGCCATTGGACAAGGCATAGGTCAGGGGCATTTTCCGCGCATCGAGGCCAACCAGGTCCAGCCCTTCGGCAGCCTCGTCGGGGCTGACCAGGTTCAGGGTGGGTGGCACGACCTGGTCGCGTAGCGCCAATACCGTGAAGATCGCTTCGATGCCTCCGGCGGCGCCAAGCAGGTGACCGGTGGCGGATTTCGTGGAAGTGATCGCCACGCCTGAGCCGGTGCCGAACACCGACCTGATCGCGGCCAGCTCGCCCTTGTCGCCCACCTGGGTCGACGTGGCATGGGCGTTGATATGCTGGACTTCGCTTGCGCTCACATCGGCCTGGCGCAAGGCTTGCTCCATGGCCCGTCTTGCACCGTTGCCATCCTCGGGGCCGGCGGTGAGGTGATAGGCGTCGGCGCTGGTGCCATAGCCCACCAGTTCCGCCAAGGGTGTCGCGCCCCGGGCGAGGGCATGTTCCAGCGACTCGATGACCAGCAGCCCGGCGCCTTCTGCCATGACAAAACCATCGCGGTCGCGATCGAACGGGCGCGAGGCGGTTTCAGGAGCCTCGGCCGGGTGCGTGGACAGTGCCCGGGCGGCGGCGAAGCAACCCAGGGTCACCCGATCCATCGCGGCTTCCGTACCGCCGCAGATGGCGATGTCCGCTTCACCGCTGGCGATGAGGCGGGCTGCGTCGCCGATGGCCTGGACGCCGGCGGCGCAGGCCGTCACCGGAGCACCGAGAGGGCCCTTGAAACCGTTCTGGATCGACACGTTGCCTGCCGCCATGTTCGCGAGGAAGGAGGGGGCCGTGAACGGGGACAGCCGGCGAGGGCCGCGGCTGTCGGTGATGCGAATGGCCTCGGCGATCGCGCCGAAACCTCCGACGCCCGAGGCGATGATGGTGGCCGTGCGCTCTTGCTGGTGCGCTTGCGCTGGGTGCCAGCCTGCCTGCTCCAGTGCTTCATGGGCGGCGACCATTGCGAATTCGATGAAGCGATCCATCTTCTTGCGTTCTTTCGCCGCGATGATCCGGTCAGGCGCATAACCGGCAACGGCATCTTCTTCCAGCGTCGGCACCTGGCCGCCTACCGCGATTCCCGTGCCCTCGACCATTTCGTCTGGAAGCCTGCGGATGCCCGAGCGCCCGTCAAGCAGACGACGCCACACTTCTTCGACGCCACACCCCAGCGGGCCGACGATACCGGTTCCCGTGACTACTATTCGCTTGCGACCTTTGGAATTGATCATTTGACCCTCGTCATTACTGATTCGGCGCCCGTCGGATCGCACCGATCCATATGCCGGCCAGGATCGACGGGAGGCCAGTTTTAGTCTTGTGACCAATATTGTCAATGGTCACAAAGCTGAGAGACCAAGGCCATGGCGGTTTCATTTGAGCTGAACCACGACCTTGCCCTTGGCGCGGCCCTGCGCCAGGTATTGCAGTGCCTCTGTCGCGCGTTCGAAGGCAAAGACCTTGTCGATCACCGGACGAATGCGCTCCGACTCGAGCAATCCGCCGATCTCCTCGAGCTGAGCGCCATCGGGACGGACGAAAAGAAACGAATAGCTGACGCCCTTCTTTTTCGCCAGGCCCATGATGCGGCGGCTCATGAGGCCGAATACGAAGGCCAGGAAGAAATTGAGCCCGCGGGCGCGGGCGAATGCCTTGTCCAGGGGGCCGACGAGAGAAACGATCCTGCCTCCCGGCTTGAGTACCTCGAGGGACTTTTCAATCGTGTCGCCTCTGAGCGTGCCCAGGACACTGTCGTAGCCGCGCAGCACCGTCTCGAACGCTAGCTGTTTATAGTCCAGCACTTCGTCGGCCCCCAGGTCGCTGACCCATTGGACATTTGCCGTGCTGGTGGTGGTGGCCACCTTGGCGCCGAAGTGTTTGGCCAGCTGGATCGCAAAGCTGCCGATGCCACCCGAACCTGCGGGGATGAAGACGTTCTGCCCCGCCTGCAGATGGGCACGTTCCTTCAGGGCTTGCCATGAGGTGAGGCCGACCATGGGTATCGACGCTGCCTGGACGAAATCCAGGTTGGCCGGTTTGGGCGCCGCCACGTCCTGGGGTACCGCGGCCAATTCGGCCAGTGACCCGGTACCCCGGTCGAACAGGCTGGCGAAGATGGCGTCACCGACCTTGAAACGTGTCACGCGGCTGCCCACCTCCACGACGACCCCGGCCAGGTCGCTGCCGATGACGGCCGGTAGCTGGAGCTTGAGCACCGGCTTGAACAGGCCGGTCATGATCATGTTGTCGATGGGGTTCAAGGCGGCGGCATGAACCTCGACCAACAGTTCGTCCGGCTTGAGCGTGGGGCGTGGGACTTCGGCAAACCCGATGTCGGGCGATCTGCCGTAGCGTTTGAAGGTGAGTGCTTTCATTCCTTTATCCTGGTCGGGGCAGGTTGGGCTTGGCGGGGCTTCGATGCGACGATGCGGCGACGACAGGACTGTCGCCACCGCACGGTATCCACATCGGCAGAACCTCAGGCTTGAGGCTGGTAGCGCTCGGCCGCGTGGGCCTGGCGGATGTCCGACATGAGTCCCTGGCGCGCGCCATCCAGGGCGTCCCAGCGTTCGGCGACATGCAGGGGGGGAATGGTGACCCGTTCGCGACGATCGAAGCCGACCAGGGCCGCATCCACCAGTTCACCCACCTCCATCACTTGCGCAAGGATGTTGATGTCGATGCCGGCGCGTTCCCAGATCTCCGTGCGAGTCGATGCCGGTAGCACCGCCTGCACATAGACACCCTTGGACGACAGTTCATGGTCCAGCCCCTGGGAGAGGAACAGCACGAAGGCCTTGGTGGCGCCATAGACCGACATGCCGAACTCGGGCGCAAAACCCACCACCGAGCCGATGTTCACGATCGCGCCGCTGCCAGCCTGCGCAAAGCGCGGGGCGACTGCGCAGGCCAGCCGGGTCAGAGCGGTGACGTTGAGAGTGATCAGGCGTTCGATGGCGTCGGAAGACTGCTGCACGAAGCCGCCTGACTGGGCCATGCCGGCGTTGTTGATCAGCACGCCGATGCGAGCGTCATCGCGCAGACGAGTCTCAAGCGCGGCCAGGTCGGCGGATTCGGTCAAGTCCGCTTGCAGCACCTCGACGGCGACACCGTGGTCCGCCCGCAGGCGTTGCGCCAGGGTGTCCAGGCGGGCCTTGTCGCGTGCGGCCAGCACCAGGTCGTGGCCGCGGCGGGCGAAACGTTCTGCGTAAGTCGCGCCGATGCCGGTGGAAGCGCCGGTGATGAAGACGGTTGGAAGCGTGGTCATGAGTCTTTCCTTTACGGGAGAGTCGGTCAGGCAGGGAGGGCTCGCCTCAGCCGGCGAGGGTTGGGTAATCGGTGTAGCCCGCGGCGCCGCCGCCATAAAGCGTGGCCGGGTTCGAAAAGCGTTTTTCCGGACATTCCTTTCAGATTCCAGGATGGGGAAAGGCTTTATGATTACGATCATAATCTAAATTGTCAAATCTTTGATGATGATCGACATCAATGTATAGTGAGGCTTCCCCAGCAGGCAGATATCCACCTGGATGCGTTATGAAAGTCTCTAAAGCACAGGCACAGGCCAACCGGGCGCGGGTTGTCGAGACGGCGTCCACGCTGTTTCGTGAACGCGGCTACGACGGCGTTGGCGTCGCTGACCTGATGGCGGCGGCCGGCTTTACCCACGGCGGTTTCTACAAGCAATTCAACTCCAAGGCCGACCTGATGGCGGAGTCGGCGGCCTGCGGTATCGCACAGACCGTTGCGCTGAGCGACGGCATCAACATCCAGGATTTCGTTCGGTATTACCTGTCGCGCCAGCATCGCGACGCCCGTGCCACCGGTTGCACCATGGCGGCGCTGGGCGGGGATGCCGCGCGTCAACCAGAGGCTGTCCGGGCCACCTTCGCGGCGGGCATCGAAAGCCTGTTGGACGCGCTCAGCCATGAGGCAGGGGAGTCGAGCGAAGCTGACCCCGCGCAGGTGCGAGCCGAGTCCCTCAGCACGCTGGCGCATGTCATCGGCGCAATGGTCATGTCGCGAGCCTGTCCGGACGATTCGCCGCTGGCCGACGAAATCCTGAGTGTGTGCCGCGACCGCCTCCTTGCCTCACCGAGCCCGTCCGAAGAGGCGGGGCAAGACGGTGACCCTGGGGTTGGCCCGCTATGAACCCGAAGGGTTGAGCTTGCAAGGCTTGATAAAGTGGTGAGTGGCGCCTTGGTGGGTCAGTGGTGGCATGGAATGCATTTTTCGGATGGCGGCGAGCAGGGGCGTCATCGGGAAATACGCGGTCAGGCCGTTCCGCAGCGTTGTGAGTACCGTCTCACTTACACCGCCATTCGATCCTGGGGCGTTTCTCCCTATCTATCCGATGCCAGTGCCCGGCTCTTCAAGGGCGGGCAGCAGATCGGTTTTGGGCATTATCATCTGACAGGCC
This genomic interval carries:
- the fabF gene encoding beta-ketoacyl-ACP synthase II; protein product: MINSKGRKRIVVTGTGIVGPLGCGVEEVWRRLLDGRSGIRRLPDEMVEGTGIAVGGQVPTLEEDAVAGYAPDRIIAAKERKKMDRFIEFAMVAAHEALEQAGWHPAQAHQQERTATIIASGVGGFGAIAEAIRITDSRGPRRLSPFTAPSFLANMAAGNVSIQNGFKGPLGAPVTACAAGVQAIGDAARLIASGEADIAICGGTEAAMDRVTLGCFAAARALSTHPAEAPETASRPFDRDRDGFVMAEGAGLLVIESLEHALARGATPLAELVGYGTSADAYHLTAGPEDGNGARRAMEQALRQADVSASEVQHINAHATSTQVGDKGELAAIRSVFGTGSGVAITSTKSATGHLLGAAGGIEAIFTVLALRDQVVPPTLNLVSPDEAAEGLDLVGLDARKMPLTYALSNGFGFGGVNASVLFRRWEATP
- a CDS encoding NADP-dependent oxidoreductase; translated protein: MKALTFKRYGRSPDIGFAEVPRPTLKPDELLVEVHAAALNPIDNMIMTGLFKPVLKLQLPAVIGSDLAGVVVEVGSRVTRFKVGDAIFASLFDRGTGSLAELAAVPQDVAAPKPANLDFVQAASIPMVGLTSWQALKERAHLQAGQNVFIPAGSGGIGSFAIQLAKHFGAKVATTTSTANVQWVSDLGADEVLDYKQLAFETVLRGYDSVLGTLRGDTIEKSLEVLKPGGRIVSLVGPLDKAFARARGLNFFLAFVFGLMSRRIMGLAKKKGVSYSFLFVRPDGAQLEEIGGLLESERIRPVIDKVFAFERATEALQYLAQGRAKGKVVVQLK
- a CDS encoding SDR family NAD(P)-dependent oxidoreductase codes for the protein MTTLPTVFITGASTGIGATYAERFARRGHDLVLAARDKARLDTLAQRLRADHGVAVEVLQADLTESADLAALETRLRDDARIGVLINNAGMAQSGGFVQQSSDAIERLITLNVTALTRLACAVAPRFAQAGSGAIVNIGSVVGFAPEFGMSVYGATKAFVLFLSQGLDHELSSKGVYVQAVLPASTRTEIWERAGIDINILAQVMEVGELVDAALVGFDRRERVTIPPLHVAERWDALDGARQGLMSDIRQAHAAERYQPQA
- a CDS encoding TetR/AcrR family transcriptional regulator, with the protein product MKVSKAQAQANRARVVETASTLFRERGYDGVGVADLMAAAGFTHGGFYKQFNSKADLMAESAACGIAQTVALSDGINIQDFVRYYLSRQHRDARATGCTMAALGGDAARQPEAVRATFAAGIESLLDALSHEAGESSEADPAQVRAESLSTLAHVIGAMVMSRACPDDSPLADEILSVCRDRLLASPSPSEEAGQDGDPGVGPL